ACCCCGGCCTGCCGCACCGCCTCGGCCAGCGGCGCGTCCGCCTGCCCCAGAGCATCGGCACCCAGCACGGAAAGGACAGCCACCGCCACACCTGCGTACACGACCAGCGTGATGCCCAGAGCCAGGGGAATCGCGCGGGGAATGGTGCGCGCGGGATCCCGTACCTCCTCACCCAGAGTCGCGATGCGCGCGTATCCCGCGAACGCGAAGAACAGCAGACCGGCCGCCTGCAGTACTCCGCCCACACCGCCCGAGACCCCCACGTCCAGCCGCCCGGCCTCGGACGCGCCGGACCCGAGACACACGACCACCACGGAAGCGAGGACAGCGAGAACCACCGCCACGATCGCCCGGGTCAGCCAGGCGGACTTCTGGATCCCGCAGTAGTTCACGGCGGTCAGTGCCACCACGGCCGCGACTGCCACGGCATGTGCCTGGCCAGGCCAGATGTAGACCCCCACCGTCAGCGCCATCGCCGCACAGGATGCCGTCTTCCCGACCACGAACGACCAGCCCGCGAGATAACCCCAGAACGGACCGAGCCGCTCTCGCCCATACACATACGTGCCGCCGGATGCCGGATACAGGGCGGCCAAGCGTGCCGAGGAGGTGGCGTTGCAGTAGGCGACCACCGCGGCGACCGCGAGCCCGAGCAGCAGCCCGGATCCGGCCGCGTGCGCCGCGGGCCCGAGAGCGGCGAAGATCCCCGCACCGATCATCGAACCGAGCCCGATGACGACGGCGTCACTCACTCCCAGCGTGCGCCGCAGTTCGGCACCGGAACTCGTCATGAGCCGCACCCTACTGATCCGGTGCAACCGCGGGGCATGGGCCTGACGTCCTTCTCAGCAACGCGATGCGAACACCCGCACGACGGCCACGGCACGCAAGCCGTACCAGAGCGCCGTACGACTCATGCGCCTGAGATCCGCACAGTCTGCTGGGATGGATGCAGATCACAGTCCTCGGACAGTGCGGGCACAGCGCGGAAGGGCAGGTTCAGGGCATGAGCATCATCGGCTGGATCATCCTCGGGCTGTTGGCCGGAGCCATCGCCAAGTTCCTGCTGCCGGGCCGTGACCCCGGAGGCTTCATCGGGACGACCCTCATCGGCGTCGCGGGCGCTTTCATCGGGGGCTGGATAGCGGCCCATTGGCTGGACCACCCGGTCACCAAGAGCTTCTACGACGGGGCCACCTGGGGCGCCGCGATAGGCGGCTCACTCGTGCTCCTGATTGCCTACCGACTCCTGTTCGGCAACTCGCGCGACTGACATCCCCGAACCGCAGCCAGCAGGCGAGAAGGGTGGGCACCGGCCAGGTGCCCACCCTTCCTCGTAGGGACAGTCCGCTGCTCTACCGGTAGTTCACGAACTGGATCGCGAATTCGAAGTCCTTGCCCTTCAGCAGGGCGATGATGGACTGGAGATCGTCCCGGCTCTTCGAGCTGACCCGCAGCTCTTCGCCCTGCACCTGGGCCTTCACGCCCTTCGGCCCCTCGTCACGGATGATCTTCGCGACCTTCTTCGCGTTGTCCTGGGAGATGCCCTCCTCGATCGACGCGAAGATCTTGTACTCCTTGCCGGAGAGTTGCGGCTCGCCGGCGTCGAGCGCCTTCAGCGAGATCCCGCGCTTGATCAGCTTGGACTGGAAGACGTCGAGGACGGCATTGACCCGGTCCTCGGAGTTCGCCTCCATCAAGATCTTGTCACCGGACCACGAGATCGACGCACCCACGCCCTTGAAGTCGTAGCGCTGCGAGATCTCCTTGGCGGCCTGATTGAGGGCGTTGTCGACCTCCTGCCGCTCGACCTTCGAGACGATGTCGAAACTGGAGTCGGCCATGTCCTGTGGCTCCTTGTATCGGGGTGCGTATCGGCGTGCGTAAGGATGCGTATCGGCGTACGTGGGAGCGGGCGCCGAACCCGGCGTGGACCGGGGTCGCATCCGCCCAAGCCTAGCCATCCCCCGCCCTCCGGGCGCAGATCAATCAGGTGGCCAAGCACCCCTCGGCATCGGGTATTGTTTACGTCGTTGCCACGGAGCACCGCCGAAAGACGGTTCGAAGGGCAGCAACCCCGGCGGTGTGCCCGAGCGGCCAAAGGGAGCAGACTGTAAATCTGCCGGCTCAGCCTACCCAGGTTCGAACCCTGGCGCCGCCACACGGGAAACAAGGGCCCTGTGACCAGCTATTTTGGCTGGTCACAGGGCCCTTGTCGTGTCCTCTGGTAGTGGACGTGCTGTCTCGCGCTATCTCGTATTCGAACGTCCCGTCTCGAACTCTGTGGCCCAGACGTGGACAGGAATTCTGCCCAGCTAGGAGCGGCCCTCCAGGCGGGCAGAGATCTTGGCGTTCGCGGCCTCGTCTCCGTCGCTGAGGAACTTCGCGTACACGCGGAACAGGACGGCCACGCTGTGGCCGGCGCGCTTCGCCACGAGTTGAGGTTCCACTCCAGAACTGAGCCACGTAGACACAGCCGCGTGGCGAAGATCATAAGGACGCTTGGCCAATGCCGATCCGCGCTGAGCGGGAGTCAGGGCTCGCGTACGAGCCTCAGCCCAGACCTCCCCGTATCCGGTGTCCTGGATGAGCCCGCCGCGCTGCGTGCGGAACATCCGGCCGTCCGGGGCCACCCCGTACGCCGTGACGTGCCATCGGAGTAGGGCGACCAGTTCCGGCGGGATGGGTACCTCCCTGACCGCCTTCCGCGGGCGGTGCTTCAGCCCCCGTTTGTCGTGGGCTTCACCGCTGTCCGTCCACGCTGAGCCGGAGCGCGGACGCGTCTCTCTGAGCCGCAACTTCCCCCATCCACGACGAGGGAGGTCACAGTCTTGGAGCCCCAGACCGATGACTTCGGCTGGCCGGGCCGCGGCGTAGTACATACAGCCGAAGAACGCCATCAGGCGGCGACCCCGCGGGCTCTGGTCTCGTACGGCAGTCAGGAGCCTTGCGGCTTGTGCCGGGTCCGGCACGCACGCTGGGTCTACCTCCTCTTCGACCTGTTCGGGTGCCTTCCACTGGATGCGTGGAAGTGGGTTCTCTGTCAGGAGTTCGGCGTCGACGGCGTAGCCGAGGGCGTTGTGGAAGATGGCTCGCTTCCTGCGGATCACGCTCGCGGCGGCTGTCTTGCCGTCCAGCTTCTTGGTCAGGGCGTCCAGGGCGGCACGGGCCCGCATACGGTCCGCCAGAGCGGATGTGGGCACGGACTTCAGCTCGAACCAGGCAAGCACCTTGGCAACATCGTCCGGGGGCTCTTCCTGCCAGCGGTTCTTGTTGAACGCCCAGCTGTAGAGGGCGGTGCGTACAACTCGTGGCTCCGGCATGCCCTTGGTGTCCTTTACCAGAGCGGGAGTGACGGTTGCCATGGCTTCGGCGAGCGTGCGGCGGGTCGACGCGGGGGAGTGATCCCACTTCATGGCGATGTAGTTGCGGGCGTGCTCGTACCACGAGATATCGCGCTCTTGGGCGAGCAAGGACTTCGGCAGGCCACTCTCCACGTCGAACGGTTCCCCCGCGCGCGTGGCCGTGATGAATTGGGCCCGGCGGCTCTCTGCCAGGCCCAACGTCTTGAAGGACTCCGAGTGTGGGCGAGTGCCCGTACCCCAGCGGACTTGGTAGGGCTTCCGCGTCGAATCGCGCTTGCGGATTGCCCAGATCTTGACGTCGTAGGTCCACTCAGTCACGCGGCATCCAGTTCTTCTTTGAAGGCGTCCAGGACACTTCGGCGCACGCATATCCGACCGGACGGGGTGCGCCGCGCCTCCGGCGTGTAACCGCGGTCGCGCCACCGGTACCAGGTGGCGCGGGTGATGCCGATTTCATCCAGCACATCCGTGAGCGGCACCAGCTCGTCTTTGGGCTCGCGACGGCGACGAGAAGGGGTAGCCATGTCGGGTTCTCCTTGAAACAGCAGGAGGGGCAGACGAAGCAGAGGGGCCGTCGCGACCAACGCGCGGCCCCTCTGGGGATCCGCTACATCCGCTACATCCGCTACAGCGCAGGTCAGAGACCTGCCGCATGTAGCGGATGTGCGGGATGTAGCGGATCGGTGGCGCTAGGCCGAACGGTCGGCGGTAGCGGTTTGCGGGGTGATGTAGCGGATGCCGGGAAGCTCTTCCGCTACGGATTCACCCCCGTTGACCTGCGGTGTAGCGGATGTAGCGGATGTAGCGGATTTCTCAGGGGGCGGGGGGCAGTAGCGCAACCACGCATCCGCGAGATCCTCCGCGTAGTAGCCCTTGGGTACGCCCTGGGCGGTGCGGATGGATCGGGGCCGGATCGGCTCGTTGCTTGCCGTGACGTATTCCCCGAGCATCTTGGACAGCATTCGCGGGTTCAGTGGCTTGCCGTTGCCGTCCATGTCGGTCCACGGTGCGTCGTCGATCCGAAGCAGGACTTCGAGGATCACAGCCGTGGGCATGCGCTCGGCACCGCAGAACACCTTGTCGCGCAGGTCGGTCAACAGCCGGATGCCGACGGAGGAACTGCTGCCCTCGCCTGCGGCACGGACCAGTTCCAGGCAGGCCACGCGGGCTCGCTCAGGCCAGTGCCCGCCAGCGGCATCCGCTACGGCAAGGAGCGGCTCCCACACGTCTGCGGGCCGGTCGGAGACCCCTTCGGGCATCTCCGGCCAGGCCGCGGCGATGTCGTCGCTGATGGTGTCGGCCCACTTGGCGAGGCGGTCACGTAGGGCATGGCCCTGCTTCTCGTGGACCCGACGGCGGTACGGTTCGGCCTTCTCGTTGGGTGCCTTCTTGCGCATGCGGATGATGACCGAGCGAGTCAGGATCGTGTCCGGCAGTGAGCCGAGTCCGGCCATGGCGACCGCGCAGAACGAGGAGAACCACTCTGTGTTCTGGTTGGAGCCGTCCCCGACACAGCGCAGGGACTTGGCGCCGCGCCGGTAGCCGGAGTTGAGGAACCCGCGGACCTCTTCGTTGCCGCCGGCCTTGGGCCCGAACACGGTGTCGATCTCGTCGAAGAGGAGCGTAGGGGTTCCTCCGTCGGCCTCCACCAGCCGGAACAGGGCGTTGGCGGATGCGTTGACGGTGGTGGCCGCGCGAGGGGTGAGGGTTTCCACGATCTCCAGTGCGCGGGACTTGCCCGATCCGGGCTCGGGGGAGAGGAACGCGAGGCGGGCGGTTCCGTCGAAGGCGTCGATGAGGTGGGCGTGCGCGTCCCATAGCGTGACGGCGACGTAGGCGGCCTCGCGGGGGAAGACGTTGAAGCGGCGGTGGAACGCTTCGACCTCATCGAGCAGGGCGGCGCCGTCGATGGACGGCTGTGTGTTCGCTGTGGTGGTCATGCGGGGGTCCTCCCTTTCTGGGAGTTCCGCGACGGGTACAGGTCGCGGTGATTGGTGCGAAGAGCTGAAAGGACGCCTTCGGCGTCGGTCTTTCGGGCGCCTACCGCCTGCTCGGGGCGCCGGGGTTGGGCGTCGTACGGGCCGTACGCGGCACGGGGAAGGCAATCCAGGGCGGGGGAGCGGGAGGCGGTCACACGGCCTCCCGCGGTGTCGCGTGCGCCGAAATCCAGTCCATGGCGCTGCGGATCGTCGTGCGGCACTCGGCAGCCGACAGTCCCGTGGACTCCCCCGCCGCCTGGATTGCCTCTTCGACGGTGTGGCGAGGGATGTGCCCCCAGGCCACGAACCGGGCCACCTTGCATGCACTGCGGTGCAGCGTGGCGTTGCGCCCGTTCGGCCCGCCCTCGCGCGCGGCCCGGATGACCGCGCATTCCCTCTCCAGCGCGGTGCGGGCGGCCTTGGTGCCGTCGCGCACCGGAACGAGCGCGGACGGGGCGGTTGGCTCGGTGGGCTTATCGAGCAGGTCGGCGAGCCAGGCGGGCAGCCGCATCACGGGGGCGGCCTCAGTGACCTCGTAGACGCCCTGTTCGGTGGTGCTGCCGGCGGCGAGGACGTAGCCGCCCCACGCGCGGGTGTCGATGTGAGCCCCGAGGCGGTTCACACTGCACTTCAACCGCGCGCCGGACGGGGCGGCGAAGTAGAGATGCGCGCCTCCGCTGGGAGTCCGCACCTGGTACGTGAGCGGGATGGACTGTCCGGCGCGCTCGCAGAGCGCCTTGAAGGAAGTGGTGCCGTCAGGCGCTCCTTCTGGCTCTTCTGGCTTGCACACGTCCAGATCGACGACGACTAGCCCGGCCGGGCCGGTGGCGATCCCGACGTTGTAGGGCCGGTGGGCCCATGCCGCCTGGATCAACTCCGGTTCGGTGGTGGCCCGCTGTTCCGGGGTGCGGTGCCCGCCGGCGCAGCGTCCGGTGCGGGGGCAGGCGCGTTCGGGGTGCCCGGCGGGCCGTTTGGCGCCCGGAATCACCGGGAGGACCGGCCAGTCCCGCTCGCCGCACAGCAGGGCCGCGGACAGCAGGTGCAGATTCTCCAGGGACACGGTGAGGGGCTCGCTCATGCCGCGCTTCTCCCTTCCACTGCCAGGAACTGTGCGGCGATGAACTGGGTGTAGGCGGGGGGTACGGCTTTGCGGGCTTCGAGGTTGGTCATCCAGGTGCAGCCCATGGCGTCCGCGTAGGCCCGCTCGCCCTTGTGCGCGAACGCGAGCAGACCCTTGCGGTGCCAGCACGGCGCGACCAGGTCCCCGCCCCCTCCCCAGGAGGTCTCGAACGCACGGTGGCGGCGGATGTTGAGGGCGAACTGGGTGCCGCACAGCAGGTAGTCCGGCCTCAGCGGGGCCTCGGGGACGTTCTCCATCACCCACGGCAGCCCGGAGGACTCCAGCCGCTTGCGGCCGGGGGTGAGGAGGTCGGGGTGGTCGTCGTGACGGCCGCGCCATGCGGTGACCTTGGCGAAGTACTCGCAGGGCCAGGAGGCGTGGACCAGGTCGAAGCCGTCCAGGGGGAAGGTGAGGGCGTCGGCCTGGTGGAAGGTGAAGGGGTAGTTGGGCTGCGGGCGGTTGTCGACGCCGGTCACGTCGAACCCGGCGAGGTAGTAGCCCATGGACAGGCCCCCGGCACCGCAGCACAGGTCCAGCAGGCGCAGCCCGTTCGGCCGGCGCAGCGGCAGCACGCTCGCGTTCACGCGGCCACCCCCAGGGCCGGGGTGAGCACGGCCAGGGCGGCGCGGCCGATGAACTCCGCGTAGGCGGGCGGGATGCACTCGCGGATGCCGTCGCGGTTCATCCACGGCACCCCCAGTACCCGACGCGCGAGGTCGACGCCGGAGAAGTTGCCGACGAACTGGCCGTAGTGACCGGGCGGCACGGGGCGGCCCATCTTGGCCTGCGGCATCAAGTGCGTGGGATGGCAGGGCTGGTCGAGGGTGAAGCCGCCGCCAGTCTCAAAGAACCGGTGCCGGTACGTGTCGACGGCGAACATCGGCCCGCACAGCATCACCGGACGGTGCAGCTTGGGCACCGCGCCCCGCACGTTCTCCATCACCCACGGCCGCCCGGACGCTTCCAGGGCGGCGCGGGCGGGGGCGATCAGGTCCGGGTGTGCGTTGTCCTGGATGCGCTGGCAGTCGCTGTCGTGCTGGCACGGCGGCGAGGCGTGGATGAAGTCGAACGCGGCGCCGTGTTCGAGGACGAACGCGATCGCGTCGGCCTGCACGAACCGGAACGGGTAGCGGGGCTGCGGGTTGATGTCGACGCCGGTCACGTCGAACCCGGCGTCGGAGTAGCCCTTGGCTGCGCCGCCCTGGCAGCAGAACAGATCGAGCAGGCGCGGGTGTTGGCCGGTCCGGTGCCGGATGTCAGTGGGTTGGGTCATGCTTGACCTCTCCAGTTCTGTGGTTGAGCTGGGGTGAGGGGCAGCCGCGGTCTTTTGCCGAGAGAGCGGCTGCCCCGGTCTGTGGGTTGAGGAGGGGGCGCAATGACGAACGCGTGGCTGCTGCTGAGCGTGGGCGACGCCCGCCAGCACGGCGGGAACGACGGCTACGAGGACAACCCGCGCGAGTACTACCGCTGGGACAGCACGGTTCCCAACCACGCCCGTCTGGCCGAGGGGGACGTTGTTGCGCTGTGGGACAAGCGGGAACTGATCGGCGTCTCGGTCATCGACAGCATCGAGACCGACACCGAGGACAAGGCACGGTACTTCTGCCCCCAGTGCAAGAAGGCTGACTTCAAGCGGCGTTCGCGGCTGACGCCGGCCTGCCGCTGCAATCAGTGCGAGGCCACCTTCGACACGCCGGGACAGAAGGTGGAGCCGGTCACCACCTACCTGTCCCGCTACGGCCGGCGCTGGCTTGACGGGCGCGGCCTGCTGACCGGGCCCCAGCTACGGGCCCTGTGCGACTCGCCGAACTCGCAGCTGAGCATGCGCCCCGCCCGCTGGGAGAAGCTGCGCGATGCGCTGCTGGCCACCGGGCGGGCGGATGCCGCGGCGGTGTCCGCTCTGGCCGGCCCGCGGCACCGGCGGGCTCCCATCGCGGGTGGGCACCGCTTCGCCAGGGTCCGGGCCCGGGTGGGGCAGGCGGAGTTCCGGGCCGCACTGCTGGAAGAGCAGGGCCAGCAGTGCGCCGTCACCGGCCCGGCCCCTGCCGATGTACTGGAGGCGGCCCACCTGTACAGCTATGCCGAAAGCGGCGAGCACCACGACTTCGGGGGGCTGCTGCTGCGCCGGGATGTGCACCGGCTGTTCGACAACGGCCGCATCGCCGTCGACCCGGAAACGGACCTGCTGGACGTCGATCCCGGGCTCGACGCCTATCCGATGTACGCCGAACTGCACGGCAAGCCGCTCGTGTTGGCCCTGCGTCCCGAGCACCGGGTGTGGCTGACGGCGCACTGGAACGCGCACCGGGCCGGTTCCTAACCGTCACACATCGGGGGGATGCTGTGGGAAGTACCGCTTTTGCGCTGGTTGCAGCAGCCGTAGGTGTTACCGGGACGCTGCTCGCGCCGGTCCTCGCGCAGAGGTCCGGGGCGAGAGCGCAGCAGGCGGAGTTCGAGCGCCAGCAGCAGGCAGCCCACGCGCAGTGGGAGCGCGAGCAGCGGCAGGCGGAAGTTGCTATGCGCCGGTCCTGCTACATCGAGACGAACGCGGCCTTTCGCCACTACCGCATGCAGCTGATGAACCACCTGTGGAACGTGCACCGCCACGAGGTCACCGAAGCAGGCAGTGAGCGGCTGGAAGCCTCCCGTCACGGGCACCATGTTGCCTTCGCCGAAGCCCAGATGGTCGCCTCACCAGCCGTGCTTGCCCAGCTCGATGACATGTCCAGGGCGCTGTCGGAGGGATACCGCAGGACCAAGTGCCTTGAAGAAGGCAACCCGGATGACGGCGACACCCTCGAAGTGATCCAGGACTACCTGGGGTGGATCTGGGAGCGCTGGAAAGAGACCCGCGCCGCCATGCGTACTGACCTGGGAGTGCCTAACTCCCCGATAGCCCCGCCTGGCACCGCTACTCCCTAGCACCGAAGGGCGGCTAGAACGGGGGTTCGGTGTCTGCCGAAGCTCCGGCGGAGCCGTTGGCCGCGGTCCACGGGTCGTTGCCAGCCGGGCCGTTCTGGGAGGCGGGCTTGGCGTTGATGGTCACGGTGGTGAAGCGGACGGAGGCGCCGATGTCGTCGATCTCGACGGCGAGCATGGAGCGCTTCTCGTTCTGGTCCGTGGTCCAGTCGTGCTGACGCATCCGGCCGTTGGCGACGACGCGGGAGCCCTTCTTGAGGCTGTCGGCGACGTGTTCGGCGAGGGTGCGCCAGGCGGCGCAGCGGTAGAAGGCGGTGGTGCCGTCCTTCCACGCGTTGGAGGTGCGGTCGAAGGTGCGCGGGGTGACGGCGATGGTGAACTTGGCGAGCGCGGCGCCGCCGTCGGTGAACTTCAGCTCGGGGTCGTCGGTCAGGTTGCCGACGAGGGTGATCGGGGTCTCTCCGAACGACATGCTGTCTCCTGAACTGGTGGGCTTAGAAGGGCGGTTCGTTGCTGCAGCCATGGCCGTTGGCGGCCCACGGGTCGCGGTGGCGCGAGAGCCGGCGAGGGCGGCGCAGCCGGGGCAGCGGGAGCAGGAGCCAGCGGCGGTGCTCGTTCCAACAGGTGCACGGCTCCCAGTCGGTGCCCGCGTACTCGCCGGTCTCGTAGTCGCCGTAGTCGTGCTCGATGCCGCCGTTGCCCTCGCACTGCGGGCAGTCGGGCCGGGGCGTGTCCGTGAGGACCAGGCCGGACTGGGGCCAGACTGTGTAGTGAATGCGC
This is a stretch of genomic DNA from Streptomyces sp. NBC_00285. It encodes these proteins:
- a CDS encoding YajQ family cyclic di-GMP-binding protein yields the protein MADSSFDIVSKVERQEVDNALNQAAKEISQRYDFKGVGASISWSGDKILMEANSEDRVNAVLDVFQSKLIKRGISLKALDAGEPQLSGKEYKIFASIEEGISQDNAKKVAKIIRDEGPKGVKAQVQGEELRVSSKSRDDLQSIIALLKGKDFEFAIQFVNYR
- a CDS encoding HNH endonuclease, which translates into the protein MTNAWLLLSVGDARQHGGNDGYEDNPREYYRWDSTVPNHARLAEGDVVALWDKRELIGVSVIDSIETDTEDKARYFCPQCKKADFKRRSRLTPACRCNQCEATFDTPGQKVEPVTTYLSRYGRRWLDGRGLLTGPQLRALCDSPNSQLSMRPARWEKLRDALLATGRADAAAVSALAGPRHRRAPIAGGHRFARVRARVGQAEFRAALLEEQGQQCAVTGPAPADVLEAAHLYSYAESGEHHDFGGLLLRRDVHRLFDNGRIAVDPETDLLDVDPGLDAYPMYAELHGKPLVLALRPEHRVWLTAHWNAHRAGS
- a CDS encoding APC family permease — encoded protein: MTSSGAELRRTLGVSDAVVIGLGSMIGAGIFAALGPAAHAAGSGLLLGLAVAAVVAYCNATSSARLAALYPASGGTYVYGRERLGPFWGYLAGWSFVVGKTASCAAMALTVGVYIWPGQAHAVAVAAVVALTAVNYCGIQKSAWLTRAIVAVVLAVLASVVVVCLGSGASEAGRLDVGVSGGVGGVLQAAGLLFFAFAGYARIATLGEEVRDPARTIPRAIPLALGITLVVYAGVAVAVLSVLGADALGQADAPLAEAVRQAGVPGLVPVVRVGAAVAALGSLLALVLGVSRTTLAMARNRHLPNALSAVHPRFQVPHRAELAVGAVVTVLAATVDVRGAIGFSSFGVLVYYAVANASAWTLGSTPASKVVPVTGLLGCVVLAFALPGVSVVVGTGVLVVGAVAYGVRKWWASR
- a CDS encoding helix-turn-helix transcriptional regulator is translated as MATPSRRRREPKDELVPLTDVLDEIGITRATWYRWRDRGYTPEARRTPSGRICVRRSVLDAFKEELDAA
- a CDS encoding class I SAM-dependent methyltransferase encodes the protein MNASVLPLRRPNGLRLLDLCCGAGGLSMGYYLAGFDVTGVDNRPQPNYPFTFHQADALTFPLDGFDLVHASWPCEYFAKVTAWRGRHDDHPDLLTPGRKRLESSGLPWVMENVPEAPLRPDYLLCGTQFALNIRRHRAFETSWGGGGDLVAPCWHRKGLLAFAHKGERAYADAMGCTWMTNLEARKAVPPAYTQFIAAQFLAVEGRSAA
- a CDS encoding DUF3631 domain-containing protein, whose protein sequence is MTTTANTQPSIDGAALLDEVEAFHRRFNVFPREAAYVAVTLWDAHAHLIDAFDGTARLAFLSPEPGSGKSRALEIVETLTPRAATTVNASANALFRLVEADGGTPTLLFDEIDTVFGPKAGGNEEVRGFLNSGYRRGAKSLRCVGDGSNQNTEWFSSFCAVAMAGLGSLPDTILTRSVIIRMRKKAPNEKAEPYRRRVHEKQGHALRDRLAKWADTISDDIAAAWPEMPEGVSDRPADVWEPLLAVADAAGGHWPERARVACLELVRAAGEGSSSSVGIRLLTDLRDKVFCGAERMPTAVILEVLLRIDDAPWTDMDGNGKPLNPRMLSKMLGEYVTASNEPIRPRSIRTAQGVPKGYYAEDLADAWLRYCPPPPEKSATSATSATPQVNGGESVAEELPGIRYITPQTATADRSA
- the ssb gene encoding single-stranded DNA-binding protein, which codes for MSFGETPITLVGNLTDDPELKFTDGGAALAKFTIAVTPRTFDRTSNAWKDGTTAFYRCAAWRTLAEHVADSLKKGSRVVANGRMRQHDWTTDQNEKRSMLAVEIDDIGASVRFTTVTINAKPASQNGPAGNDPWTAANGSAGASADTEPPF
- a CDS encoding GlsB/YeaQ/YmgE family stress response membrane protein, producing MSIIGWIILGLLAGAIAKFLLPGRDPGGFIGTTLIGVAGAFIGGWIAAHWLDHPVTKSFYDGATWGAAIGGSLVLLIAYRLLFGNSRD
- a CDS encoding bifunctional DNA primase/polymerase, with product MSEPLTVSLENLHLLSAALLCGERDWPVLPVIPGAKRPAGHPERACPRTGRCAGGHRTPEQRATTEPELIQAAWAHRPYNVGIATGPAGLVVVDLDVCKPEEPEGAPDGTTSFKALCERAGQSIPLTYQVRTPSGGAHLYFAAPSGARLKCSVNRLGAHIDTRAWGGYVLAAGSTTEQGVYEVTEAAPVMRLPAWLADLLDKPTEPTAPSALVPVRDGTKAARTALERECAVIRAAREGGPNGRNATLHRSACKVARFVAWGHIPRHTVEEAIQAAGESTGLSAAECRTTIRSAMDWISAHATPREAV
- a CDS encoding tyrosine-type recombinase/integrase, whose protein sequence is MTEWTYDVKIWAIRKRDSTRKPYQVRWGTGTRPHSESFKTLGLAESRRAQFITATRAGEPFDVESGLPKSLLAQERDISWYEHARNYIAMKWDHSPASTRRTLAEAMATVTPALVKDTKGMPEPRVVRTALYSWAFNKNRWQEEPPDDVAKVLAWFELKSVPTSALADRMRARAALDALTKKLDGKTAAASVIRRKRAIFHNALGYAVDAELLTENPLPRIQWKAPEQVEEEVDPACVPDPAQAARLLTAVRDQSPRGRRLMAFFGCMYYAAARPAEVIGLGLQDCDLPRRGWGKLRLRETRPRSGSAWTDSGEAHDKRGLKHRPRKAVREVPIPPELVALLRWHVTAYGVAPDGRMFRTQRGGLIQDTGYGEVWAEARTRALTPAQRGSALAKRPYDLRHAAVSTWLSSGVEPQLVAKRAGHSVAVLFRVYAKFLSDGDEAANAKISARLEGRS
- a CDS encoding SAM-dependent methyltransferase is translated as MTQPTDIRHRTGQHPRLLDLFCCQGGAAKGYSDAGFDVTGVDINPQPRYPFRFVQADAIAFVLEHGAAFDFIHASPPCQHDSDCQRIQDNAHPDLIAPARAALEASGRPWVMENVRGAVPKLHRPVMLCGPMFAVDTYRHRFFETGGGFTLDQPCHPTHLMPQAKMGRPVPPGHYGQFVGNFSGVDLARRVLGVPWMNRDGIRECIPPAYAEFIGRAALAVLTPALGVAA